From Mucilaginibacter gotjawali:
TGGTAAGCGATAAAATAGCAAGTTTTGACCTGATGACCCGGCACTTTATCAGAATTCAGGATAATTCCGGCGGCCTGAAGACAGGATTTTATGAGCAGCTTTATGGAGGCAGATCAACCGTTCTGAATAAATGGGAAAAAACCATTAATACCAGCCGGGGCGGCTCGGGCATGGAACGCATTTTTGTACCCATTAACGACAATAAAGAATACTACATTAAAAAAGGCGATAAATATTACAGCGTAGGTGATGCCAGCCTCGGTACAGTACTGGATTTTTTTAAAGACAAGAAAAAAGAACTCAAACAGTATATCAGGGATAATAAAATAAAGTTCAACAGTCTTCACGATTTGGCTTTGGTCAACATAGTGACTTATTATGATCAAATAACCAAATAGTATGAAAATAATTTACGCTTTAGTTATCCTTTTATTTATCTCTGCCGTTGTTAACGCGCAAAATGCTCCGTTAAAAACGTTTAGTGTGAATTTTCAGCAAGCCGGCACAGAGCAAGTGGTGAAAGACCTTGAATCGAAAACAGGCTACCATTTTTATTACAATGCAGCGCAGTTTGACAGCCTTAAGGTAACGTTGCAACTTAATGATAAAACGCTGGGTGAAATCCTGAATGCTGCATTTCTCAATACATTCTATCATTATACCATTGTTCCGGCAAAAATGTGGGTTTTTTTGACCAGGGATAAAGAAATCCACCCCCTTGTAGCAACCGGTTATTTTACCCCTAAACCCAACCAGGTCACCATTAACAATACCGAACCGGTTACCGACCTGACAGCCACCGATAAAAAACCGGCGATTGAATCGACCATTGAGAACAAACTTTACGAGATCGGGATAAAAACAAACGAAGTTAAACCCGGCAATGCAACTATCTCCGGCTATGTTAAGGAACTTAAATCAGGCGATGCTATAGCCGGCGCCAGCATTTTTGTAGCCAACACAAAAACCGGTGTAGTTTCTGATAAATTTGGTTACTATACCTTATCGTTACCGCGCGGAAGGGAACAATTGATAGTGAAGGCGATCGGCATGAAAGATACCCGGAGGCAGCTGATGCTTTATACCGATGGCGAATTGAATATTGAATTACAGGACCAGGTTACCCGTTTAAAAGAAGTAAAAATATCAGCCGACAAGGTTGCCAATGTTCGTGGCGTGGAACTGAGCGTTAACCGGCTTGACATTAAAAACATTAAGCAGGTCCCCCAAATTTTTGGCGAGACTGACGTTTTACGCGTAGTATTAACGTTACCGGGCGTGCAGTCAGTAGGCGAGGCGACAACAGGCTTTAATGTTCGGGGTGGCGCCGCCGACCAAAACCTGATCTTGCTGAATGATGCCACTATTTACAATCCCGCTCACTTTTTTGGTTTCTTTTCGGCATTTAATCCAGACATCGTAAAAGATGTAGAATTATACAAAAATAGTATACCCGAAAAATTTGGAGGTCGTTTATCTTCCGTTCTGGAGGTAACAGACCGCGAGGGCAACAAAAAAATCTTTACAGGTTCAGCAGGGATCGGCCTGTTGACCAGCCGGCTGAACGTTGAAGGCCCCATAATTAAAGATAAGACTTCGTTTATTTTTGGCGCACGCACCAGCTATTCCGATTGGCTTTTGAGTTTGCTGCCCGCTGAATATAAACACAGCCATGCTTCCTTTTATGATCTTAACCTTGATATCAGCCACCAAATTAACAAGAATAACAATATATACATTACCAGCTACCTAAGCAACGATAATTTTAGGTTAAATAGCGATACCACTTATAATTATAGTAACCAAAATGCAAATATTAAATGGAAGCATAATTTCAACACCAAGCTTTTCGGGGTATTAACCGCAGGTTATGACGGATACAAGTATGATATTTCGAGTATTCAAAACCCCGTTGACGGCTATAAACTGAAGTTTAATATCAACCAAACCAATTTTAAGACTGATTTTACCTATTATCTTAACAGTAATAACACGGTGGATTTTGGTGTTAGTTCAATTTATTACCAATTAAATCCGGGTGATGAAGAGCCTTATGGAAACGGTTCGTTGGTTGTACCTAACGTGGTTCCGGCGGAGCACGCGCTGGAGAGTGCTGTGTATCTTGGCGACAAATATGATATAACCGATGACCTGACGATAAGCGCCGGGGTGAGATTTTCTGTTTACAATTACCTTGGTCAGCAAACTATAGATAATTATGCCCCAAACCTGCCGCGGTCGCCAGCCAATGTTACCGACAGCACCACTTATGGCAAAGGAAAAATCATCAACACTTATTCTCACCCTGAAATAAGGATATCTGCCCGCTATAATTTAAGCGACGATCTTTCCATAAAAGCAGGCTATAATACACTTGCACAGTACATTCATTTACTTTCAAATACGACTGCCATCTCTCCTATTGACGTTTATAAGTTAAGCGACCCTAATATAAAACCTCAATACGGCGACCAGGTTTCGCTGGGCTTATATAAAAATGCAAAAGCTAATACCATTGAGGCCTCAGTTGAAGTTTACTATAAGCGTATTAATAATTACCTCGATTATAAAAGCAGCGCCTCGTTACTGCTCAATCAGCATATTGAACAGGATGTGCTCAACACACAGGGCAAAGCCTATGGTATTGAGTTTTCGCTGCGAAAAACTGCAGGCAAGTTAAACGGATGGGTCAACTATACCTACTCGCGAACTTTTTTACGTCAAAACGATCCGAATGCGGGTGAATTGATCAACGGCGGCGCTTATTACCCTGCTAATTACGATAAGCCCAACGCTTTTAATTTTACCGGTAATTACCGTTTTACGCACAGGTATAGTGTTTCATTAGATGTTACCTACAGTACAGGGCGGCCCATCACCCTGCCAATTGCCAAATATTATGCCTACGGATCAGAAAGAGTATTTTATTCTGACAGGAATGAGTATAGGATACCTGATTATTTCAGGTCCGATTTCTCCTTAAATATTGATGGGAACCATAAGGTGCACCAGCGTTTCCACAACTCGTGGAGCGTGGGCGTTTATAATTTAACGGGAAGGCAAAATGCGTATTCAACATTTTTCCAGGAACAAGGCGGCGCTATTAACGAGTACCAGCTTTCCATATTTGCAAAGCCCATACCCTTTATAAATTATAACATAAGGTTTTAAAAAGAATTGTGACTATTTGAAAAGTAAAGAGCTGTATGTTCAAAATAGAAAAGTATTATTTGATTTTCCTTTTACCTGTTTTTTTGATGACGAATTGTAAAAAACAAATTAGTTCAGCAGCCATAGCCGCTCCCAACAATTACCTGGTAGTTAATGGGAACATTGCTGTTGGAGACTCAACAACTATTTCGCTGAGCCGGACAGTAAACTTATCAGGAAAGGTGAATTCAAACCCCGAATTAAATGCAAAAGTTAGCATCGAGGGTTCGCAGGGAGGCAACTATTCATTAACTGCATCAAAAAACGGAAATTATGTGTCTGCCGCACTGAATTTATCATCATCCCAAACCTACCGGTTAAAAATAGTCACCGCCGATGGTAAGCAGTACGCTTCGGATTTTGTACCGGTTAAAAACTCCCCGCCTATTGATACCATAAATTATGCTATTCAAAGCAACGGCATCCAGGTTAAAGTAAACACCCACGATCCTGCCAATAACACCCATTATTACCGGTGGGAATATACGGAAACGTACATTATCCACTCCATGTACTACTCAAATTATATGGAAGTTAACCATGATACAACCGCTATCAGGCCTGCCGACAAACAAATATATCAATGCTGGGTTAGCGATACATCGAGCACTATTGTACTGGGATCATCCGCGAAATTGGCGCAGGATATTATCAGCGAACAGCCGGTTATCGCTATTCCTTCAAGTGCCGAGAAGCTACACATCAGGTATAGCATCATGCTAAAGCAATATGCATTAACAACAGATGCCTTTAATTATTTTACCCTATTGAAAAAGAATACAGAACAATTGGGAAGCATTTTTGACGCCCAGCCATCCGAACTTAGCGGCAATATTCATTGTTTATCAAACCCTGCTGAGCCGGTTATCGGGTATGTTACGGTAGGAGCAGTCGCAAAGCAGCGCATATTTATTGATAACAAAGATCTGCCCGCCTGGACCCCGGATCTGCCCGGTAAAAATTGTCAGCTTGATACGCTGAGATACGTGTTCCTTATCCCGAAATCTTCCCCGCCTCAACTTATTTACTATGTAAAGGAATATATTTATACGGATGCTGAAATCCCAATCGATATCGTCGGGTCGTATCCCGATGGTGGATTTACCGCTGCGTTTCCGTACTGCGTTGACTGTACATTAAGGGGCGTTAATAAACCGCCATCATTCTGGAAATAACGTTATGGCAGGAAAAAGGAAATTTATTGTTGTGCTGATAGTAACCGCGACTTTGTTTGCCTGTAAAAAGCAAATCAGCTCGTCGGTAACCAGTGCGCCCAATAATTACCTGGTGGTTACCGGCAATATCATACCTAACGATACTTCGACAATTTCGTTGAGCCGTACCGTAAATATCGCAGGAAAGCCAAATTCAAAGCCGGAGCTTAATGCGTCGGTGAGCATCGAAGGGTCACAGGGTGGTAGCGATCACTTAACTGCAACCGGCAACGGAAACTATGTATTATCCCCGCTAAACTTATCAACAGCACAAAGTTATCGTTTAAAAATCACAACAGGTGACGGCAAACAGTATGCATCGGATTTCGTATCAGTTAAAAACTCTCCTCCTATAGACACCCTGAACTATAACCTTAAAAACAGTGGTCTGCAGATTAACGTAAGCACACATGACCCGGCCAGTAACACCCATTATTACAGGTGGGATTATACAGAAACGTACATTATTCACTCCATGTATTACTCGCATTTTATGGTAGTAAATCATGATACGACCGCTGTGCGCCCGGCCGATCAGCAAATTTATCAATGCTGGGCAAGTGACACTGCGAGTACAATTGTTTTGGGTACATCTGCAAAATTATCGAAAGATATAATCAGCGATCAGCCGGTAATAGCTATTCCTTTTAATTCCGAAAAGGGATTTATTCGATATAGTATACTAGTTAAACAATATGCGTTAACTGCTGATGCCTATAACTATTTCGTCCTGCTAAAAAAGAATACGGAACAATTAGGAAGTATTTTTGATGCGCAGCCATCGGCTTTGAGGGGTAACATACATTGCACTTCAAATCCAGCTGAACCAGTTATTGGGTATATTACAGCCGGAACAACGACGCAAAAAAGGATATTTATTGACCATAACGACCTTCCTGGATGGGCTGCATCAAAGCCAGATACCGCCTGTTCGGCAGATACGTTGCTATACATGCGCATTATTAAATTAAAATCGGGGGGTGATACATTTGCCATGGAGGTGCATGACCTTATTTACGGCGGGATAAAAATACCTATTGATATTGTAGGGCGCTATCCGACCGGCGGCTTTACGGGCGCATTCCCGCAATGCGTTGACTGTACATTAAGGGGCGTTAATAAACCGCCATCATTTTGGAAATAGAAGACATGAGTTTGAAACCAAAATATATATTTTTAACAGTACTAATGACGGCCGCGTTTGCCTGTAAAAAGCAAATCAGCTCGTCAGTTACCAATGCCCCCAACAACTACCTGGTGGTAAACGGGAATATTGCGCCTGATGATACTACAACGATTACCCTTACCCGGACGGTAAATATTTCGGGCAAAGTAAATTCAAAACCCGAGTTAGGTGCCGCGGTTAGCATTGAAGGTTCGCAAGGCAACCACTATAACCTGGCTGCGAATAGCAAAGGCGACTATATATTGGCGCCGGTAAATTTGTCGGCCGGGCAAAATTATCGCCTGAAAATTACGACCAGCGACGGGAAGCAATACGCTTCGGATTTTGTACCGGTGAAGAATTCGCCGCAAATTGACACGATTAATTATGCAATTCAAAGTAAAGGTCTCCAAATCAATATAAATACCCATGACCCGGCCAACAGCACGCATTATTACCGATGGGATTATACCGAGACTTATATTATTCACTCCCTATATAATTCGCACTATATGGAAGTAAATCATGACACCACTGCACCCCGGCCAGCCGATAAAGAAATATACCAATGCTGGGCCAGCGATACCTCAAGCACTATTGTTTTGGGTTCGTCAGCGAAATTATCAAAAGATATCATCAGTGCACAACCCGTTATCACCATCCCTTCAACTTCCGAAAAAATTCACATCAGGTACAGTATAATGGTAAAGCAATACGCATTAACAACCGATGCCTATAACTATTTTGTATTGTTAAAAAAGAACACCGAACAGTTAGGCAGCATTTTCGATGCGCAGCCCTCGGAGCTGACCGGTAATATCCATTGTTTAACAAACCCGTCTGAGCCGGTTGTCGGATTCGTAACAGCAGGTTCGGTTACACAGCAACGTATTTTTATTGATAATGCAAATTTACCCGCATGGCAGGCCGATCTTCCCTTTAAGGGTTGCTCAGCAGATACGCTCGTGTATATTTACACCATACCAAAATCTGTTCCGCCGCAATCAATTTTACAGGTAAAAGAATTTATTTACACAGATGTGATGATCCCAATTGACTATGTAGAAGGTATTTACCCAAACAACGGCTACACCGCAGCATTCCCCTATTGTGTTGACTGTACTTTAAGGGGAAGTAACAGGCAACCCTCATTCTGGAAATGAAACAATAAATAATTAAACGCAATGCACCGCATATGAAGAACGCAACAGTTATTTTTTTCGCATTGGTAGGTTTGGCAGCAGGCCGTGTAATGGCACAGCAGGCCGTGCCCGCCGAAATGGCTCCCATTCAAAAAAACTTCAACGATTACAATACCAATTCGTTGCAGGAAAAACTATTTGTACATACCAACAGAAACTTATGTACGGCAGGGGAATTGTTATGGTTTAAAATTTATAATGTCGACGGCATTTACCTGCGCCCGTTAAACATCAGCAAAGTGGCTTATGTTGAGGTGCTGGATAACAACCAAAACGCGGTACTGCAAACCAAAATAACGATGAAAGATAACGGGGGCGATGGGTCGTTGTTTATCCCCCTAACAATGCCAACGGGCAATTACACCCTTAGGGCCTATACCAATTGGATGAAGAATTTTAGCCCGGATTATTATTTCTCAAAAAAGATTTCCATTATCAATCCTTTAAAAAGCCCCGAATCGGCTGGTAAAACAAACGCAAACGCCTATGATATACAGTTTTTCCCTGAAGGAGGCGAACTGGTAAATGGTATGGAAAGCGTTGTTGGCGTTAAAGCAACCAACCAGTTTGGTAAAGGCATAAACTTTAAAGGCGCAATTTTGAACGAAAAAAATGACACCGTTGCCAGGTTTGCCCCGCTTAAATTCGGACTGGGTCATTTTACCTTTAAGCCTGAGAATTTTGGAGTTTACCACGCCGTAATAAAAATTGACGGTAAAGAAGTTCAAAAAAAGTTACCGGTTATTTATGCAAACGGGTATGTAATGCAATTAACAGATAACGGGTCCGGAATGCTATCTGTTAAGATAAACTCAAACTTACCAAAAGAAAACCTCTACCTTTTTGCACAAACCAGGAATGTAATAAAACTAATTGAAACAACCGTTTGCGATAACGGCACAGCAAATTTCAAGATTGATAAAAGCAAGCTTGGCGACGGTATTTCGCAAATTACTATTTTCAATGGCGAGCGCAATCCTGTTTGCGAACGACTTTATTTTAAACGCCCGCAAAAGCAGTTGATGTTAAGTGCAGCAACTAATGCAGGTGGATATGGGCTCCGTAAAAGGGTTGACGTTGCCATTACCGCTAAAGGCCAAAATGGAATGCCCGAAGCTGCTGATCTTTCCGTAGCTGTTTACCGGATCGACTCCCTGCAGTATGACGATAAAACGAATATCCTGAATTATTTATGGTTAAGCGCCGACCTGAAGGGGACCATCGAATCGCCTGAATATTATTTCAACAGCAATGATGCATTGTGGCCGCAAACTGCTGATAACCTTATGCTAACCCAAGGCTGGCGCAGTTTTTCATGGAAAGACGTATTCGAAAATAAAACCCGCTCATTTACATTTTTACCGGAATTTAACGGCCCGATCATCAATGGTAAAATCACTAACCAATCAGGCCAAAAGCCTGCGAAAGATGTTTTTGTTTACCTGGGCATACCCGGCAAAAGCGTTCAGTTATCTGCTTCAAAGAGCGACTCCCTTGGCCGTTTAACTTTTAATATGAAAGCTTTTTATGGCCCTTCTGAAATTATTGCTGAAACTAATACCGAAATCGACACCAATTACCATATCGATATATTAAGCCCCTTTTCGGAACAATTTGCCCAAACAGTTTTGCCTCATCTTGACATTACCCCGGCTATGGAAACAAGTTTTGAGGACCAAAGCCTGGCCATGCAGGTGCAAAATATTTACAATGGCCTCTTATTAAAGCAATTTAACGAACCCCGGGCCGATAGCGGCGCGTTTTATGGTGAACCGGCGAAAACTTATTTATTGGATAATTATACCCGGTTTACCACCATTGAGGAAATCATGCGCGAATACGTCCGCGAGGTAAACATTAGCCGCCCGCACGACCAGTTCAGGATAAAGGTAATTGATGGCGTTGGCTTTTTGAGTGAAAATGACCCCATGGTGTTGGTAGATGGTATTCCATTTTTTAAGATGAACAAGGTATTCGCCATTGACCCCCTAAAATTGCGCAAACTTGAGGTTGTGCCCTATACCTATTACCTTGGCCCTTCTACCGAACAGGGTATATTCAGTTTTACAAGCTATAAGAGCGATTTCGGCGGGGCCGAGATCGACCCGCATGCTGTGGTTATTGATTATGAAGGCCTTCAAATACAAAGGCAATTTTATGCGCCGGAATATGATACCGAACAAAAGGCATATACCAGAACACCTGATTTCAGGACAGCATTGTACTGGTCGCCTTATGTTGTTACCGGCACTGATGGCAATAAAAATGTTTCATTTTATACCTCCGATTTGCCCGGGAAATACATAGGTGTGATCCAGGGTATCAGCCAAAATGGCGATGCCGGGAGCCAAACGTTTACATTTGAGGTGAAACCCTATTTAAGCGCTCAAACAAATAAATAGAAAAAGGGCGCTTATTTTTCACCCATTCGTTAATGGCTAATAAACAACCACACGTGACAAATTTTTATTTGCCAAAATTTTGCCCCCTGCTTATGCACTGTCGATTATAAAGACTTAAACGCGGGCGTAAGCATAAAGTAACCGGGAGCAAAAATTGTTAAAATGATAAAAATTTAATTTTTTTATTTAATTCCTACTACTTATATGGGAATAATACTATATTTGTGATAATGATTTTAGTTTTTACGCAGACCGCGCTATGGCTGCTATGACAAAGACTTAAGGCGGTTGAGATAGCGCAGAAAATGCAATATGAACAAAATGAGGCGTTGTATGGTT
This genomic window contains:
- a CDS encoding TonB-dependent receptor, which translates into the protein MKIIYALVILLFISAVVNAQNAPLKTFSVNFQQAGTEQVVKDLESKTGYHFYYNAAQFDSLKVTLQLNDKTLGEILNAAFLNTFYHYTIVPAKMWVFLTRDKEIHPLVATGYFTPKPNQVTINNTEPVTDLTATDKKPAIESTIENKLYEIGIKTNEVKPGNATISGYVKELKSGDAIAGASIFVANTKTGVVSDKFGYYTLSLPRGREQLIVKAIGMKDTRRQLMLYTDGELNIELQDQVTRLKEVKISADKVANVRGVELSVNRLDIKNIKQVPQIFGETDVLRVVLTLPGVQSVGEATTGFNVRGGAADQNLILLNDATIYNPAHFFGFFSAFNPDIVKDVELYKNSIPEKFGGRLSSVLEVTDREGNKKIFTGSAGIGLLTSRLNVEGPIIKDKTSFIFGARTSYSDWLLSLLPAEYKHSHASFYDLNLDISHQINKNNNIYITSYLSNDNFRLNSDTTYNYSNQNANIKWKHNFNTKLFGVLTAGYDGYKYDISSIQNPVDGYKLKFNINQTNFKTDFTYYLNSNNTVDFGVSSIYYQLNPGDEEPYGNGSLVVPNVVPAEHALESAVYLGDKYDITDDLTISAGVRFSVYNYLGQQTIDNYAPNLPRSPANVTDSTTYGKGKIINTYSHPEIRISARYNLSDDLSIKAGYNTLAQYIHLLSNTTAISPIDVYKLSDPNIKPQYGDQVSLGLYKNAKANTIEASVEVYYKRINNYLDYKSSASLLLNQHIEQDVLNTQGKAYGIEFSLRKTAGKLNGWVNYTYSRTFLRQNDPNAGELINGGAYYPANYDKPNAFNFTGNYRFTHRYSVSLDVTYSTGRPITLPIAKYYAYGSERVFYSDRNEYRIPDYFRSDFSLNIDGNHKVHQRFHNSWSVGVYNLTGRQNAYSTFFQEQGGAINEYQLSIFAKPIPFINYNIRF
- a CDS encoding DUF4249 domain-containing protein — translated: MFKIEKYYLIFLLPVFLMTNCKKQISSAAIAAPNNYLVVNGNIAVGDSTTISLSRTVNLSGKVNSNPELNAKVSIEGSQGGNYSLTASKNGNYVSAALNLSSSQTYRLKIVTADGKQYASDFVPVKNSPPIDTINYAIQSNGIQVKVNTHDPANNTHYYRWEYTETYIIHSMYYSNYMEVNHDTTAIRPADKQIYQCWVSDTSSTIVLGSSAKLAQDIISEQPVIAIPSSAEKLHIRYSIMLKQYALTTDAFNYFTLLKKNTEQLGSIFDAQPSELSGNIHCLSNPAEPVIGYVTVGAVAKQRIFIDNKDLPAWTPDLPGKNCQLDTLRYVFLIPKSSPPQLIYYVKEYIYTDAEIPIDIVGSYPDGGFTAAFPYCVDCTLRGVNKPPSFWK
- a CDS encoding DUF4249 domain-containing protein; the encoded protein is MAGKRKFIVVLIVTATLFACKKQISSSVTSAPNNYLVVTGNIIPNDTSTISLSRTVNIAGKPNSKPELNASVSIEGSQGGSDHLTATGNGNYVLSPLNLSTAQSYRLKITTGDGKQYASDFVSVKNSPPIDTLNYNLKNSGLQINVSTHDPASNTHYYRWDYTETYIIHSMYYSHFMVVNHDTTAVRPADQQIYQCWASDTASTIVLGTSAKLSKDIISDQPVIAIPFNSEKGFIRYSILVKQYALTADAYNYFVLLKKNTEQLGSIFDAQPSALRGNIHCTSNPAEPVIGYITAGTTTQKRIFIDHNDLPGWAASKPDTACSADTLLYMRIIKLKSGGDTFAMEVHDLIYGGIKIPIDIVGRYPTGGFTGAFPQCVDCTLRGVNKPPSFWK
- a CDS encoding DUF4249 domain-containing protein; translated protein: MEIEDMSLKPKYIFLTVLMTAAFACKKQISSSVTNAPNNYLVVNGNIAPDDTTTITLTRTVNISGKVNSKPELGAAVSIEGSQGNHYNLAANSKGDYILAPVNLSAGQNYRLKITTSDGKQYASDFVPVKNSPQIDTINYAIQSKGLQININTHDPANSTHYYRWDYTETYIIHSLYNSHYMEVNHDTTAPRPADKEIYQCWASDTSSTIVLGSSAKLSKDIISAQPVITIPSTSEKIHIRYSIMVKQYALTTDAYNYFVLLKKNTEQLGSIFDAQPSELTGNIHCLTNPSEPVVGFVTAGSVTQQRIFIDNANLPAWQADLPFKGCSADTLVYIYTIPKSVPPQSILQVKEFIYTDVMIPIDYVEGIYPNNGYTAAFPYCVDCTLRGSNRQPSFWK